DNA sequence from the Deltaproteobacteria bacterium genome:
AACACCGAATTTTTTGATGGAATGAAAATTGATCTTGATCGGATAATTGCGGAACAAATTTTCCTTGCTATTCCCCAGAAGCCCCTGTGCCACGAGGGCTGTCGTGGCCTTTGTCCGGGTTGTGGCAACGATTTGAACAGAGAGCCGTGCAACTGCCGAACGCCTTTGACGGAATCGCCTTTTGCGGCGCTCAGATCTTTGAAGCTCGACTAACACTGGCTGTTCCTGGTGGCACCTGCTGCGCTCACAATATGAAGGAGTGGACATAATGGCTTTGCCCAAGAGACGTCATTCAAAATCTAGAAGAAACAAACGGCGGACCCACTATAAACTTACGCCAACCTCGCTTTCCCTCTGCTCGCAGTGCAACGAACCGAAACTGCCACATCACGCCTGTCCCACCTGTGGGACTTACAGGGGGCGTGAAATCATCAAAACTGAAGAAGAGTAAGAGTTCCTAGAAAAATTGAGTCTTGATTACGTCTCTGAAACGCTGTATTTTGATTTTTTACCGGACCGTACCGTCCGGTCCGCTCCTGAGTTTGCGGGTTGGCAGGCAGAATGCAGTTGCAAAAAAGCAGTGGCCATTTCATTTGTAGAAAGGGAGGCACCATGATTCGAAGTGTTATTCTGGGGACTGGCTCTGCGGTTCCGAGCAAGATTCTGACTAACAAGGATCTCGAAAAAATGGTGGATACCTCGGATGAGTGGATAAGCAGCCGCTCAGGGATCAAGCAGAGATACATTGCCAGCAACGGAGAGACCACTTCCCATTTGGCAACCGAAGCTGCCCGTTCGGCCCTGCAGATGGCAGGAGTTGCACCTGAAGAAGTGGGAATGATTATGGTGGGCACCACCACGCCTGATTTGCTGCTGCCCAACACAGCAGGTTTCGTCCAGCTCAATCTGGGAGCGCGCAATGCTTTTACTTTCGATATATTTGCCGCCTGCAGTGGTTTTATCTATTGTCTGACAATCGCAGACAAATTCATCAAGGAAAACCCCAATAACAAAATCCTGGTAATTGGGGCCGAAGTACTTTCGAGCATCACCAACTGGCAGGATAGAAATACCTGCGTACTCTTCGGTGACGCTGCCGGTGCTGCCTTGGTGGGCGGGGTAGAAGATGAAGATCGAGGAATTCTCTCTACCCATCTCCACTCTGACGGCTCTTTGTGGCAACTTCTCTACATTCCAGGAGGCGGCTGCCGGAACCCGCTCACGCCTGAAAATATCAACGATAGTGCCCATTGCATTCACATGCAAGGCAACGAGGTGTTCAAGTACGCAGTACGGGCCTTGACGCAAGTAGCCCGCGAGGCCATGGAGAACAATGGCGTAGAGCCCAATGATATTGATTTTTTTATTCCTCATCAGGCCAATATTCGCATTATGAAGAAAGTGGCAGAGAAGCTGCGGATTCCTATGGAACGCGTCTACGTGAACATTGATCGTTATGGCAATACTTCGTCAGCGAGCATTCCGGTGGCATTGGATGAAATAAATCGCGCCGGCAAGCTGCAAAGAGGAGACCTGATACTTATGGATGCCTTTGGTGGCGGTTTTACCTGGGGAGCTGTATTGATACGCTGGTAGGACATTGTCTCATACTCAGCAGCGAAATCTGAAGAGGTTGTCAGTGAGAGGAGGGCGGAGGTGGATTATTTCCTCACGGAAGAACAACAGATGATCAAAGAAATTGCCGCAAAAATCAGCAAAGAAAAAGTCAGGCCTGCTCGGGCCGAATTGGACGAGAAGGAGGAGTTTCCCTGGGAGCTCATGAAAATTATGGCTCAGTCTGATCTGTTTGGACTTTACATTCCCGAAGAGTACGGCGGACTTGGTGGAGGTGTTCTGGAGAATTGTCTGGCGGTAGAGGAACTGGCGCGAAGCTGTATCGGCGTGGCCACAACTTTTGCTGCCAGTGGTCTTGGGGCATATCCAATCCTGCTCTATGGCAGCGAAGAACAGAAGCAGAAATACTTGCCCCTTATTGCCAGCGGTGAGAAACTTGCTGCTTTTGCAGTGACCGAAGCCAACGCAGGGAGTGATGCCGGCGGCATCCAGACGACTGCCAGGCGGGACGGTGACCACTATCTGCTCAACGGCACCAAACAGTGGATAACCAACGGCGGCGAAGCTGAAATCTACAGTGTAATTGCCATTACCGACAGGTCTAGAGGAGCGAGAGGCGCGAGCGCCTTTATCGTGGAAAAGGGTGATCCAGGCTTTTCTTTTGGCAAGAAAGAGAAAAAGATGGGAATACGTGCCTCGGCCACGAGAGAGCTACTTTTCAATGACTGCCGCATTCCTGCTGATCGCCTCATAAATCGCGAAGGCATGGGGTTTATCATCACCATGAAGACCTTTGACATGTCGCGGCCGGGAATCGGGGCGCTGGGTGTGGGCTTGAGTCAAGGGGCTCTGGACATTGCCGTGGAATACGCCCGCAAGAGGGTGCAGTTCGGCAAGCCGATCATTTCATTTCAGGCAGTGCAGCATATGCTAGCTGACATGGCAACCGAGACTGAAGCAGCCCGAGCTCTGGTTTATGCTACAGCCAGATACATCGACAGCGGGGCAAAAGATGTGTCCAAATATGCGGCCATGTCCAAACTGTTTCCCAGCGATGTGGCCATGCGGGTCACCACGCAGGCGGTGCAGGTGCTCGGCGGCTATGGATACATGAGAGAATATCCTACAGAGAAGATGATGCGGGATGCCAAGATCCTGCAGATCTATGAAGGAACAAATCAGATACAGCGGAATATCATCGGCCAGGAGTTGAACAAGGAGTATGGTCGGCTGAAGGAGTCCTTTTTCTAGGACGTGCCGGTTGTTGCCATATCCTTGTGTACGAGTTTTTGCCAGGACGGCCGTAATCACTCTCTGGGAGCAGCATCTTGCCGCGATGCGCCCATGCCCAGAGCCCCGTCCGTTGGATAGGGCCTTCTATAGAGGAAATAATAGGATGGGGGGGGTGCTGGAGAGTAGTTGTCCACACCAAAAGCGGAGATATAGTATGCACATTGTTGTCTGTATAAAGCAGGTGCCTGATGCCAAAAACGTTCGCATCGACCCTGAGACCTGTACACTGATTCGCCAGGGAGTGGAGAGCATTGTCAATCCCCATGATTGGTATGCCGTGGAGGGGGCGTTGCGATTGAAGGATGCCGCGGCTGGCAAGGTTACCGCAATAACCATGGGGCCGCCACAGGCGGAAGAAGCGTTGCGACAAGTACTCGCCCTGGGAGTCGACGAGGCCCTGCTCTTGAGTGATCGAACTTTCGCCGGGGCTGACACCTGGGCCACATCTCTCACCCTGGCCAGAGCAATAGAGAAGTTGGCACCAGTCGACCTGGTGTTTTGTGGCAAGCAGGCCATAGATGGAGACACTGCCCAGGTCGGTCCTGAACTGGCAGGCCACCTTGGCTGGCCCTATGCCACCTATGTGAGAAAACTGGAAATGGTGGCGGCTGGGGAGCTGCAAGTGGAGCGGCTCACTGATCTTGGATATGAAGTTGTCGAGATATCACTGCCCGCAGTGTTGACTGTGGTCAGAGAGATTGGCGACCCGCGCATGCCTGGTCTCAGGCACAAGATGCGGGCCAGAAAGCAGGAAATCCCGGTAATGGGAGCGGCTGAATTGGGCTTGCAGCCTGAACAGGTGGGCTTGCAGGGATCATTTACCCAGGTGGTCAGGGTGTTCTCCCCACCACCCAGGGGCGATCGGTTGGTGCTGACGGGAACTGTGGAGGAACAAGCGGAATTGTTACTGCAAAAACTATCAGAGGAGAAGATTCCCGGATTATGAAGGCCAGAGTAGATGTAGATAAGTGCATAGCCTGTGGAGAATGTCTGGAGGTCTGTCCGGTTGAGGCCATTGAGCTGGTGGAAGAGTATGTCCAGGTCAATGACGACTGCACTCTTTGCGGCCTCTGTGTAGATGTCTGTCCAGAAGAAGCCATCAGTCTGCCCGAGTTGGTAGGCTCCAAGACCGAGGGTATAGAGGCATATCAAGGCGTCTGGGTCTTGAGTGAACACTACAACGGCAAGGTCCACAGCGTGTCTTACGAGCTTCTGGGAGTTGGTCGCAGCCTGGCAGACAAACTCGGGGTCGAGCTAACTGCTGTGGTTCTAGGCAATGGGTTGACAGAGGTCAGTGAATATCTCATCGGCTATGGGGCTGACAGGGTTTATGTGGGCGAACACCCAGGACTGGTGCCCGTCAATGATGAGATACATGCCAGGGTTCTCAGCAACCTCATCCGCGAAAAGAAGCCAGAAATTTTCCTGGCAGGAGCCACTGCTCAGGGCAGATCTCTGGTGCCGAGGGTTGCTGTGGCTGTGGGCACTGGGCTCACCGCAGATTGCACTGGCCTGGACATTGGTGAAGACAAGTTGCTCTATCAGACCCGCCCTGCCTTTGGTGGCAATGTGATGGCCACAATCGTCTGTCCAAATCGCCGGCCGCAAATGGCCACTGTGCGTCCGAGGGTGATGCGCAAACCGGAATTTGATCCTCGCAGGCAGGGGATGGTTGAACACTTTACGCCGCAAGAAGAGATTTTGCAGGCCCGAGTACGAGTGGTAAAGACCGTGCTGGAAGAGCAGGACAAGACTCCACTGGCAGATGCGGAAGTGGTGGTCACTGGCGGGCGGGGGCTGCAGAAGGCGGAGAATTTTGCCCTGATCGAAGAACTGGCTGGTCTCCTCAACGGTGCAGTGGGAGCGAGCCGCAGCGTGGTGGATGAAGGCTGGCAGCCATACAGCCATCAGGTTGGTCAGACCGGCAAGACTGTTTCACCCAAGCTCTACATGGCGTGCGGTGTCTCCGGCGCCATCCAACATGTGGTCGGCATGCAGGGGTCCGAGATTATTGTGGCGATAAACAAGGATCCGCACGCTCCCATCTTTGATGTGGCTAATTATGGCATTGTTGCCGACCTTTTCGAATTTCTGCCGGTGCTGGTAAAAAAGATTCGGGAGCGGCGGGGAGAGTTTTAAATGCGGAATGCGGAATTGGGAATGGTGGGGCAGGTCAAGACTGGCCAGATTGATTGAGACAGGGAGGAGAGATGGCTGACAAAGAGCAGAGGGTGGCTGTGGTTACCGGGGGCTCCCGGGGAATTGGCCGGGCTATTATCATGGCGCTGGCAGAGCCGGGATTGTATGTGGTCTTCAATCATTACGATCCTCCTGAGGACACTGCAGCGGCAGAAACCATTGCTTTGGTCCAGGAACGCGGCTGTCAGATTGAAGGCGTGCGCCTGGATGTCTCCGACTATGGAGCGGTGCAGGAATTTTTCCGAGATATAGCCAAGCGGTTGGGCAGGGTGGACATCCTGGTCAACAATGCGGGCATAACCAGGGATAATTTTCTGACCAGGATGAAAGAGGCTGACTGGGATGCTGTGCTGGCGGTCAACCTCAAGAGTGCTTTCAACTGCACCCAGGCTGCCAGTCGCTATATGATGAAGCAGCGCTACGGGCGCATTGTCAACATTGCTTCTGTGGTGGGTGCCATGGGAAACGCAGGGCAGGCAAACTATGCCGCTTCAAAAGCTGGTCTCATTGGCTTTACCAAGTCGGTGGCCCGGGAATTGGCGGGGCGCAACATTACAGTGAACGCCGTGGCACCGGGTTTTATCGAGACCGACATGACTGCGGTCCTTTCGGAAAAGGTAAAGGAGGCCTTTCTGGCCCAGATTCCTCTGAAGCGGGCAGGGAAGCCGGAAGACGTTGCCCGGGTGGTCGCCTTTCTTGTCTCGGAGGCGGCATCCTATATCACTGGGCAGGTTATCCACGTAAATGGCGGCATGTATATGTAATAGTCATAGCCGGGAGACTGCCCCGAAGTTTTTCTGGTAATAGGTCTAGAAAGTGCTATATTTGGACGTTGGAAATCTTTCGAGATTTCTCTTCGTCGGAAAACTAAGGAAGAGAAATGCAGCGAAGGGTAGTAATTACAGGACTGGGATTGGTCACACCCATAGGTATTGGCAAGGAAGAAACCTGGAAATCTCTGGTGGCAGGAAAGCCAGGCATCAGCCGGATCACCAAGTTTGATGCCAGCAGCATGGCTACTCAGATTGCTGGGGAGGTGAAAAACTTCAAGCCTGAAGATTTTCTCTCTCGCAAGGAAATCAGGCGGATGGATGACTTTGTCATGTATGCACTGGCAGCGGCTCGCCTGGCCACTGAGGATGCCTCCCTGACAATCAACGGCAGAAACGCCAATAGGGTGGGCGTCATCACCGGCTGTGGCCTTGGCGGTCTGAGAACCATTGAAAAATATCATAAAATTCTCCTGGAGGAAGGGCCGAAAAAGATCAGCCCCTTTTTCATTCCTATGCTTATTGCCAATATGGCGCCGGGACAGATCTCTATAGCCTTTGGCGCCAAAGGACCAAACGTTTCCATCGAGACAGCCTGCGCTGCGGGCAGTCACGCAGTGGGTGATGCTTTCAAGATGATTCAGAGAGGGGCGGCTGATGTGATGATCACCGGCGGAGTGGAGGCCACAGTGACACCTCTAGCCATCAGTGGCTTCAATGCCATGCGTGCCATTTCCACCAGAAATGATGATCCGGAAAGGGCCTCGCGACCGTTCGATCGTGACAGAGACGGCTTTGTCCTGGCTGAAGGCGCGGGAATAATTATTATGGAGGCGCTGGAGCATGCCCTGGAGAGAGGGGCGAACATCTACGCGGAGCTCATTGGCTATGGACTCAGCGGCGATGCTTTTCACATGGCAGCGCCTGCTCCGGAAGGTGAGGGCATGGCGCGCTGCATGCAGATGGCCCTGGATGATGCTGGCATAGAGCCACAGGAGATTGATTACATCAATGCCCACGGCACCTCCACTGATCTCAACGACAAGTATGAGACCCAGGCGATCAAGACCGTCTTTGGCGAACACAGTTACCGACTGGCAGTAAGTTCCACCAAGTCCATGACCGGACATCTTCTTGGTGGTGCAGGGGGAGTGGAGGCCGCCTTTACTGTATTGGCTTTGCGGGAGGGTATTATTCCTCCCACCATAAATTATGAAAATCCCGATCCTGACTGTGATCTGGATTACGTACCCAATACCAGTCGTAAGGCTGATATCCGCACAGCCCTATCCAATTCCTTTGGCTTCGGTGGCACCAATGCTGCCCTGGTGTTCCGACGCTACGATTCTTGAATCATTGAGCAGACGACGCGGAGAAGTAATGAAGATTGTCATTGGAAGCGATCATGCTGGCTTTTCGCTGAAAACAGTGCTCAAGCCCTATTTGCAAGAACTTGGATTTTCTGTTGAAGATGTTGGCTGTGAAAGGGAACAGTCCGTGGACTACCCTCAGTATGGCAAAGAGGTGGCCAGACGCGTGAGTGAGGGGGAGTTTCCCAGGGGGATTCTCATTTGCGGCTCCGGGTTGGGAATGTCAATGGTTGCCAACAGATTCAAGGGGGTGCGGGCAGCCCTCTGTCATGACCTCTACAGTGCCATCTTGAGCCGACGCCACAATGACGCCAATCTCCTGGTGCTGGGAGGGAGGCTGATTGGTACTGATGCTGCCAAAGAGATCGTCCGGGTGTGGTTTGCCACCGATTTCGATGGAGGGCGGCATCAACGCAGGGTTGCGCAAATGGACGACTGCTCTTGAAGTTGATAATTTACGGCAGAAACGAGGGACTGAGAAGAGGGCAGCCGGAGTTGTGAGGGGTTGACAGGAGGCGCAGGGAGGGTGACACAGAAATGACGAGGCTGGAACAGGTGGATCCTCAGGTCGCTGAGGCCATTCGCCTGGAAGAAGAACGACAGCTGAGAAGACTGGAACTCATCGCCTCGGAAAATTTTGCCAGCCAGGCTGTCCGGGAGGCGCAGAGTAGCGTGCTTACCAACAAGTATGCTGAGGGCTATCCTGGAGCCCGCTATTACGGGGGCTGTGAATTTGCTGACAGGGCTGAAACACTGGCAATCGAGCGGGCGCGCCAGTTGTTTGGTGCAGAATATGTCAATGTTCAGCCTCATTCCGGGTCTCAGGCGAACATGGCAGTCTATTTCTCGGTGTTGCAGCCGGGAGATACAATTATGGGTATGAACCTGCGCCACGGAGGTCATTTGACCCATGGCAGCCCGGTGAGTTTTTCCGGCAGGCTTTATAAAGTAGTATCCTATGGAGTAGATCGCCACACTGAGACCATCGACATGGATGAGTTCAGCCGATTGGCGAAGGAGGCCAGGCCCAAGCTGGTAATTGCTGGTGCCAGCGCCTACCCGAGAATTATCGATTTTGCTGCCTTTCGACAGGTATGTGACCAGATCGGCGCTTACCTCATGGTGGATATGGCTCACATTGCCGGTCTGGTGGCTGCCGGTCTGCATCCATCTCCTGTACCGGAAGCCGACTTTGTTACTTCCACCACCCATAAGACACTGCGAGGACCAAGAGGCGGCCTTATTTTGGCAAAAGAAATTCATGGCCGTAAAATAGACAAGGAAATCTTTCCCGGCATCCAGGGTGGCCCCCTGATGCATGTGATTGCAGCCAAGGCAGTAGCTTTCAAGGAGGCACTCAC
Encoded proteins:
- the rpmF gene encoding 50S ribosomal protein L32; its protein translation is MALPKRRHSKSRRNKRRTHYKLTPTSLSLCSQCNEPKLPHHACPTCGTYRGREIIKTEEE
- a CDS encoding ketoacyl-ACP synthase III; amino-acid sequence: MRSVILGTGSAVPSKILTNKDLEKMVDTSDEWISSRSGIKQRYIASNGETTSHLATEAARSALQMAGVAPEEVGMIMVGTTTPDLLLPNTAGFVQLNLGARNAFTFDIFAACSGFIYCLTIADKFIKENPNNKILVIGAEVLSSITNWQDRNTCVLFGDAAGAALVGGVEDEDRGILSTHLHSDGSLWQLLYIPGGGCRNPLTPENINDSAHCIHMQGNEVFKYAVRALTQVAREAMENNGVEPNDIDFFIPHQANIRIMKKVAEKLRIPMERVYVNIDRYGNTSSASIPVALDEINRAGKLQRGDLILMDAFGGGFTWGAVLIRW
- a CDS encoding acyl-CoA dehydrogenase family protein; translated protein: MDYFLTEEQQMIKEIAAKISKEKVRPARAELDEKEEFPWELMKIMAQSDLFGLYIPEEYGGLGGGVLENCLAVEELARSCIGVATTFAASGLGAYPILLYGSEEQKQKYLPLIASGEKLAAFAVTEANAGSDAGGIQTTARRDGDHYLLNGTKQWITNGGEAEIYSVIAITDRSRGARGASAFIVEKGDPGFSFGKKEKKMGIRASATRELLFNDCRIPADRLINREGMGFIITMKTFDMSRPGIGALGVGLSQGALDIAVEYARKRVQFGKPIISFQAVQHMLADMATETEAARALVYATARYIDSGAKDVSKYAAMSKLFPSDVAMRVTTQAVQVLGGYGYMREYPTEKMMRDAKILQIYEGTNQIQRNIIGQELNKEYGRLKESFF
- a CDS encoding electron transfer flavoprotein subunit beta/FixA family protein; this translates as MHIVVCIKQVPDAKNVRIDPETCTLIRQGVESIVNPHDWYAVEGALRLKDAAAGKVTAITMGPPQAEEALRQVLALGVDEALLLSDRTFAGADTWATSLTLARAIEKLAPVDLVFCGKQAIDGDTAQVGPELAGHLGWPYATYVRKLEMVAAGELQVERLTDLGYEVVEISLPAVLTVVREIGDPRMPGLRHKMRARKQEIPVMGAAELGLQPEQVGLQGSFTQVVRVFSPPPRGDRLVLTGTVEEQAELLLQKLSEEKIPGL
- a CDS encoding electron transfer flavoprotein subunit alpha, which gives rise to MKARVDVDKCIACGECLEVCPVEAIELVEEYVQVNDDCTLCGLCVDVCPEEAISLPELVGSKTEGIEAYQGVWVLSEHYNGKVHSVSYELLGVGRSLADKLGVELTAVVLGNGLTEVSEYLIGYGADRVYVGEHPGLVPVNDEIHARVLSNLIREKKPEIFLAGATAQGRSLVPRVAVAVGTGLTADCTGLDIGEDKLLYQTRPAFGGNVMATIVCPNRRPQMATVRPRVMRKPEFDPRRQGMVEHFTPQEEILQARVRVVKTVLEEQDKTPLADAEVVVTGGRGLQKAENFALIEELAGLLNGAVGASRSVVDEGWQPYSHQVGQTGKTVSPKLYMACGVSGAIQHVVGMQGSEIIVAINKDPHAPIFDVANYGIVADLFEFLPVLVKKIRERRGEF
- the fabG gene encoding 3-oxoacyl-[acyl-carrier-protein] reductase; protein product: MADKEQRVAVVTGGSRGIGRAIIMALAEPGLYVVFNHYDPPEDTAAAETIALVQERGCQIEGVRLDVSDYGAVQEFFRDIAKRLGRVDILVNNAGITRDNFLTRMKEADWDAVLAVNLKSAFNCTQAASRYMMKQRYGRIVNIASVVGAMGNAGQANYAASKAGLIGFTKSVARELAGRNITVNAVAPGFIETDMTAVLSEKVKEAFLAQIPLKRAGKPEDVARVVAFLVSEAASYITGQVIHVNGGMYM
- the fabF gene encoding beta-ketoacyl-ACP synthase II, whose protein sequence is MQRRVVITGLGLVTPIGIGKEETWKSLVAGKPGISRITKFDASSMATQIAGEVKNFKPEDFLSRKEIRRMDDFVMYALAAARLATEDASLTINGRNANRVGVITGCGLGGLRTIEKYHKILLEEGPKKISPFFIPMLIANMAPGQISIAFGAKGPNVSIETACAAGSHAVGDAFKMIQRGAADVMITGGVEATVTPLAISGFNAMRAISTRNDDPERASRPFDRDRDGFVLAEGAGIIIMEALEHALERGANIYAELIGYGLSGDAFHMAAPAPEGEGMARCMQMALDDAGIEPQEIDYINAHGTSTDLNDKYETQAIKTVFGEHSYRLAVSSTKSMTGHLLGGAGGVEAAFTVLALREGIIPPTINYENPDPDCDLDYVPNTSRKADIRTALSNSFGFGGTNAALVFRRYDS
- the rpiB gene encoding ribose 5-phosphate isomerase B, giving the protein MKIVIGSDHAGFSLKTVLKPYLQELGFSVEDVGCEREQSVDYPQYGKEVARRVSEGEFPRGILICGSGLGMSMVANRFKGVRAALCHDLYSAILSRRHNDANLLVLGGRLIGTDAAKEIVRVWFATDFDGGRHQRRVAQMDDCS
- a CDS encoding serine hydroxymethyltransferase produces the protein MTRLEQVDPQVAEAIRLEEERQLRRLELIASENFASQAVREAQSSVLTNKYAEGYPGARYYGGCEFADRAETLAIERARQLFGAEYVNVQPHSGSQANMAVYFSVLQPGDTIMGMNLRHGGHLTHGSPVSFSGRLYKVVSYGVDRHTETIDMDEFSRLAKEARPKLVIAGASAYPRIIDFAAFRQVCDQIGAYLMVDMAHIAGLVAAGLHPSPVPEADFVTSTTHKTLRGPRGGLILAKEIHGRKIDKEIFPGIQGGPLMHVIAAKAVAFKEALTGDFKSYQEQVILNAKRLAAELSERDFRLVSGGTDNHMMLLDLRSKGLTGSEAELVLDQAGITVNKNTIPFDPEKPHISSGIRIGTAAITTRGMVDNDMITIAEFIHRAIESRGRLETVAQICGEVAEFCSQFPLHKPVSKQEAA